A single window of Acetobacteraceae bacterium DNA harbors:
- a CDS encoding type III pantothenate kinase codes for MRSSKILAIDMGNTNTVFALYDGEKWSKRWRLSTDSHRMADEYEIYLSIWFLNEGVSFSEIENIAVSSVVPDALRELLRFIKKRFPGEPLVANPSLVWGNKVLLPNPETLGADRRLNAIAAVQFFTESKKKKPIIVVDFGTATTFDVIDVDGNYIGGVIAPGVNLASRALEDAAALLPRVEIKKPEKVLGVDTIGAMQSGLFYGYASLVQGILTRLSDELEIVPFVISTGGLGRTFGSEVIFDAHAPDLTLDGLRILASRNITSFYL; via the coding sequence ATGCGCTCTTCAAAAATTCTTGCCATTGATATGGGAAATACAAACACTGTTTTTGCGCTTTATGATGGCGAAAAATGGTCGAAGAGATGGCGCTTAAGCACCGATAGTCATAGAATGGCTGATGAGTATGAAATATATCTTTCCATTTGGTTTTTAAATGAGGGAGTATCTTTCTCAGAAATAGAGAATATTGCTGTTTCTTCTGTTGTTCCTGATGCGCTTAGAGAATTATTACGCTTTATCAAAAAACGTTTTCCAGGGGAGCCTCTTGTTGCGAACCCTTCTTTGGTCTGGGGAAATAAAGTTTTACTACCGAATCCAGAAACATTAGGTGCGGATCGCCGCTTAAATGCAATTGCTGCTGTTCAATTTTTCACAGAGAGCAAAAAGAAGAAGCCTATTATTGTTGTTGATTTTGGAACGGCAACAACCTTTGATGTTATAGATGTAGATGGGAATTATATAGGTGGTGTGATTGCACCGGGCGTTAATCTTGCAAGTCGTGCACTCGAAGATGCAGCGGCTCTGTTGCCACGTGTTGAAATAAAAAAACCAGAAAAGGTTCTGGGCGTGGATACTATTGGGGCGATGCAATCAGGACTTTTTTACGGTTATGCTTCTTTGGTTCAGGGGATTTTAACTCGCTTAAGCGATGAATTAGAAATAGTGCCTTTTGTCATTTCAACAGGTGGACTTGGCAGGACATTTGGCTCTGAGGTTATTTTTGATGCACATGCTCCTGATTTGACACTCGATGGCTTAAGAATATTGGCGAGTAGAAATATCACATCATTTTATTTGTAA
- a CDS encoding biotin--[acetyl-CoA-carboxylase] ligase yields the protein MTYEEWIFEIHNTIPSTSDRCFDYISSGAEGVLAVVAYSQTAGRGTHQRKWHTPSGNLAFSFTLKSNFPSENLNFSFSEFQSFIQAAPYLIGISVYEVLKRILLPEAASFLSLKWPNDLLWKGRKISGILIESVFEGEVANIIVGIGLNIAQSPNIPGRLLTSIKETGSPVIRPEELAKEILIESKKWFSCWKIGRFPAIRREWLLRTCPKGTILEVGAGETAIKGRFVGITDLGHLMIEDQNGKMKCLVTTEMR from the coding sequence ATGACTTATGAAGAATGGATCTTTGAGATCCATAATACAATTCCATCCACTTCGGATAGATGTTTCGATTATATTTCTAGCGGAGCGGAAGGTGTTCTTGCCGTTGTTGCGTATTCGCAGACTGCGGGACGGGGAACACATCAACGTAAATGGCATACACCATCGGGCAATTTAGCCTTTTCATTTACGCTTAAGTCTAACTTTCCTTCTGAAAATTTAAATTTTTCTTTCTCAGAGTTTCAGTCTTTTATTCAAGCTGCGCCCTATCTGATAGGGATTTCTGTTTATGAAGTCCTAAAAAGAATTTTATTACCGGAAGCGGCATCGTTTCTTTCTTTAAAATGGCCGAATGATCTCTTGTGGAAAGGACGTAAAATATCAGGTATTCTGATAGAAAGCGTTTTTGAGGGGGAGGTTGCAAATATTATTGTTGGGATTGGTTTGAATATTGCGCAATCGCCGAATATACCAGGAAGGCTTTTAACGTCGATAAAAGAAACAGGATCGCCTGTGATACGCCCAGAAGAACTTGCAAAAGAGATTTTAATAGAATCTAAAAAATGGTTTTCCTGCTGGAAAATAGGGCGTTTTCCAGCTATTCGTAGAGAATGGCTTTTGAGAACATGTCCTAAAGGAACGATTCTTGAGGTAGGGGCAGGAGAAACAGCTATAAAAGGGCGTTTTGTTGGCATTACGGATTTAGGTCATTTAATGATTGAAGACCAGAATGGAAAAATGAAGTGTTTAGTGACAACGGAAATGCGTTAA